The sequence AAGATGTTTCCGAAATACACTTTCAGGACGCTCTCTCTACTGGTAAAAACACCTACAGTATGCTCTGTTGACATACTCTCCTTGTAAACTCCTTCTCTCACTTACTTTCTTTTGCACTCTAACCCATCTCCTTCTCGTCATCCAATTATACTTTCTTGAGTTGGGAGATATGAAACACACCAAGTCAAAGGTCCCAACCGTGTCCCTCTACTTCAATAACAACTCCACATTGTGTCCCTTTCTGGTCCAAAATACATTCATTTACACAGGTAACACACTATCACCCTTAAAAAGGCCCATGGTCCTTTGTCTAAAATGAACAGGCCTGGGTTTATTGACAAAATATAACAACCTATTTCTTCCTTTTAGACATGTAGGCACTTAAAGCAAAATATTCACATACATATTGCATATTTTCCCCCATGATCAGCCAAATGGTGGGTATCGACAAGATAGATCTTTGGTTTGTAAACTATGTCCAGTTCTTCTTTTGCATTGTCTGCGGTCAGACTCTCACACTTCTTGTTTTCACTGGTCAGAGAAATGTCAACGCTCTGTCTTATTAGCCAACCAATCAGGACATGTACACAACTTCCTGTATTCTCTGTGATCACTTTCTTTCACCGTACACTCAGTGTGTGcctatgtaaatgtatgtaatgtcTGGGGTGTGAGATGTTTaatagtgtgtctgtgtttgtataCATGTATGAGTGTTAGGCAGTATACTGTGTATGTACATTCAAGCGTGAGTCTCAAATACAAGTCACTGCTTGTAAAAACATAACCACCGTGATAGTGGTTATGTACATTATTTCACTGCATCAACACTGGTAGTACTTAGCCCTAAGCCAAATGTTCCTATACTTGTTACTCTGTGGGGGTGCTTGGTTGTTCAGCAAGGTGCCTGGCTTCTAGGCCTGGCAAATAGCCATGGACAAACTGGCCTCCTGGCTTCAACCTCAGCATCATCTTAGATCAGCATTCTTCTGGCTCGCCTCTttttaccctcctctcctccacagctgGCTTTCTGCCCTGTATGAAAGCCTTCTCACCAGGGTCTGACCACATCCAAGTGGCCTTTTCTCTCCCATCCATCCTGCTCGAAACCAAAGCAAAACTACACctatctttatctctctatcAGAATACAGAGAGGAACCATGATCATGCTGTGATCTATCCATTCGTTAGGATGAGAATCCTGTTGTTCCatgagtgactgtgtgtatgtgtgtgtgtccacacacACTCAGTTGCAGGGCATCCATGCAGTGTACATGGGGTGGtgtggaggtggatggtgtggaaGGGGATACTGTGACGGAGGGTGTTGTTGAGGTGGGTACTGCTGAGGTGGGTAATGCTGAGGTGGGTAATGCTGAGGGGGGTAATGCGGGTAAACGTGCTGCACCTGGGCCACGTAGTAGTTGCTGAAGTTGCCGTCTGCGACGTAAGGTGCCGGCTGGTAGTAGCAGGTGACGTTGGCCGTGTTGGGGATAACATTCTGCTCGGCAAGGACCCGAAGGGCCAGGGAGGAGATGAGGCCCAGTGTTTGTCTCCTCTCGTAGCCCATCAGGCACACTGTGCTCTCCCGCACTACTCCATGCAGAGTGGCCAGATAGTCGTATTTCCTGTCCTCGAGACCCACAAAGTGGTTCTGGAGGTAGGATTCCAGCTTCCTCCTCTGCTCGCCCACCTCTGGGAAGTCTATGAAGAACCTGGAGCACATGTAGCGCTGCAGAAGTTTCATTTCGGGTCCGGAAGCCGCACAGAAACCCCGGACCAGCAGATGGCAGTATTTCAGTAGACCACCACCGCGAATCTCCTCAGGGCTCCGCGTGCAGATGAGGCGTTTGCGTAGATGGTCGAGGGCGGCGGAGAAATCACCATAGACGCTCTCTCCCAGGATGGTGGGGTGGAAGGTGGCTGCCATGGGGTGCTCGGAGCACTCGTAGAAGAGGAGAAGGGAATCCAGGCGAATCTGGAAGGAGTCCACGCTGAACTCAAACTGGCGACGCAGAGAGTCCACAAACTTTAACTCCACATTCTTGCCTCTGTtgttggagagggagatgaggctCCAGCGGTCTGAGTCATTACACACCTTCACCATCTTCTGCACATAGGCCTCCtgaaaacacaacaacaaaagtCATAAGAACACATATCTATGGTAAATTGTAATAATAAATGAAAGATTAGATATAATTAATGGATTTAATATATTTTATGAATTGGTTGGTTCAAGACCTGAAAGCCGATTGGCTGAAAACCATTGTAAATCAGACTATATACcttgggtatgacaaaacatttatttttactcttcTAATTATattggtaaacagtttataatagcaataaggcaccttgagGATTGTTGGAAAAAGTCCAATATACTactgctaagggctgtatccaggcacttagcagtggtatattggccagaCAACACAACCCCTccggccttattgcttaagtatagtATTAACAGCATATCTATTagtgatgaggggggggggaaaTCATTGATATagttacatatcgggatattatttttgacgatATATCGTAGGGGGAGTGTGAGTGCTTCGCAAATGTATTGTTTTATGTATTCTCCACAAGAACGTCCTCGGAGAATGCACTCAGAATATGAGTGTGGAGCACGGtagtatgcatattgagaaacaccctaTAGGTTGTGCATTGAACAGAGGTAATCTTCTCCCTCATTTGGTCTGCTGGACAGCTCTAGTGTCGGGTCATGCGTAAGTAGGTATCTGGGTAAATGAGCGGATCCCGTTCCAATTGGATTAGTTTGAATCCTCTTTGTAGTGGAAACCACAGTTTCTACTATCTGCAGCCTTATCACCATGCAGCTTAGAATCCAGGGGAGAAATCTGAATGCATCACAAGCACACTGCAAAAAAATGTATGTTAATACGATGTGGATTGGCATAACTGTAATTTATAGGCTGCTGTAGCATGCATAACTTATTGCATGCAGTAAGCTCATTGAGGGGAAATTAAGATGTAAAACGAATGTACTGCATTCTCATACTGGAGTATAACTTTCACTGGTTGCATTGTAACGCCAGCCATGATacgttctgccccagaacaaggcagttaacccacttttcctaggctgtcattgaaaataagaatttgttcttaatgacctgcctagtttaaaaaagtaaaataataTACAAAAAAATACGCAGCATTCAATGTTCATACAAACATTTGCGCATCTAAACTGTTACGTAATACACTGTATTAACCAGCAGTATGAATCTGAAATGATCATGTCAAATGATAATAAAAGTTTAATTACCTTTAAGGTCACTGGTGTGATCTTCTCCTTGTTCACTCCCTCGGGTAAGAAGTCTAGTAGAGCGTCAAGAACTATATCCTTCACCGTCTGAAACTCTAGTTCGCCTTTCATGTCGGCACAGAATATCAGGTCCAGATCCTTCCATCCTAAACCGCTGTCCTCGTGGAGAACATGGCTGGCCGCGGAACCGTTCAGGCGGACTTCCCGGACATGTATGCGTTTCTCCTCCATGCGACACCGGACCACTTTGACTATGTCCCGCGGTTTAATCTCCAGGGTTGGGAAGTTCCAGCGGCCGTGGATGGGGATGGACCCAGCCAGGATGGCGTCCAGGCGCTGCACTTGTTCCCAGTTCAGCACGCTGAGGTCGCTGCTCTCCCCGTCGACCAAACAGCCCTCCACTGGAGTCGATCGTCTCGAGTCGACTTTCTCGCCCATACTGATAAAAGGTAGATATGAAAATGTAAACGACAAAATTGTTCACTCCCTCCGTCTCTTGCTTTGCTGTGAAATAAGGCAGCCGTGTTGCCGTAGGAGTAGCTTACCAGAGTGCTTTGGCCACATCAACTGTCTGTATTTACCTTTATCGCCGTCCTTTAGATAACGTTGTTCATCATAACAAGCCGTCTCGTCTCCAATTTACGCACAGCAGACGTAGTTCCACTTCTCAGTTGCTTGTAGTGAAGTCCGGGTATATGTTCAGTTCGTTGCGCTGCGTAAAGCTAGCTGTCCAATCTCTTCCCTTTCCCCAAGTTCACCGGGATATTATTCGATTGTTGGGCGGGTCTCAATGGCTTGTACAGCCATGGGCCTAGCTCACTGTCCCGTATTCGTTAGGTCACTGTGCGCTTTCTCTTCCGTCTGGGTCGCCATCGCCTAAAGTTGCGCCTGTCAATTAGCATTGATACAGAATAGCGTCTTTCACTTTCTTAAATTGTATCCCCACCCCTAACATAAATCGCCTCTTCTGTTAGAATCAAAAACATTTCAGCACCTCCAAAAGTTTATTTTCCTCCCACTTTTATACGCAGCAGGTTTCGCTTCTTTTCGAATATCTCTGCTGCTCTTTTACGCATCAGATTTAACCTACGAAAGACGTATTCCTATACACCTTCACATACCATGACATACAATGGTGTATTGCTTCTACTTGCGCGTTACATGTTTCCCGTGTTTCGCTTGATGGCAGTGCGTCGCACCACTGAGAGGTTCTGACGTCGAAAATGTTTTCCCCTGCGAAGGAACAGCGGGGATGGTTAGTTTGAGTGGCAGCTCGTTCCACCAATCGCTGTAATCGGTGCTTCAGGGTACATCGCTCGCAACGCGCAatgattttttaaacattttacatttacatttacatttaagtcatttagcagacgctcttatccagagcgacttacaaattgttcacctttatttaaccaggtaggccagttgagaaaaagttctcatttataactgcgacctggccaagataaagcaaagcagtgcgacaaaaacaacacagagttacacatgggataaacaaacgtacagtcaataacacaatagaaaaatatatgtacagtgtgtgcaaatgtagtaagggAATAAAGTTGTCCCATATGCTGGTCTGAGGTCAGTTTCACCCACCCCATAGATTAACGTTATATTGGCAGAATGAACGCTGATTTGTAGATCTGTCACATTCTACAAGAAGTCTTGCAAACTGACAAAGGCTGTTTTTAAAGACGCAACATCCTTTGCGCTGGGATTTTGATAAGCTTTTCAGTTATTTTACACCCTGAAGATTCACTACTAAAAGCCACATGCATGTGTTGTTTGACAAACTCCAATGTGTACATCATACCCTTCACATGTGTCACAGAGAGTACCTTTAATTATGTGTAATATTGTGTCAGATATGTAGATCATGTTGTTTACACAAATATTAATGTTAACTATCAGTCATATTAAGCTCTTGATATAAACTGGGCTATGCACGATCCTTCCCTATATCGCCCTCTAGGGGTGGCAAAATCTCTCTCGAAGTGTAAGCGTCACATGTCAAATCTTTAAAAAGTCAGTATTCCCAATTCCCAATTTTACACTACTTTTCACTCAGAATCCATCAGATAGAGCTTCATTGGCATATCTGAGTCACTGTTGACTAGCCCATAAACCATCTTACTGCAGATTACCCTGTATGTACAGTAACACagttgcgcgcacacacacacatatacatgcaTACACAAAGTCCCACACACGcatgtacatgtatgtactgtatgtacacacacacacacagctcatacTGTTCCTAGTAGGCCTGTTTTTCCCCCCCATGACTGATAAACCTAAGTTGCTCTTTTACAGTGTTACATGTATAACTTCCTGGCAGAAACCAGGAAGGAAAGACCACCCTGGCAAATGACCTGGCCCTGTGCTTGCTCCGCATTGTAAAACCACTCTTTTAGTGACACACAGGGCATGGCCATTTTGGGTCTATAAACAGAGACCTGGAAGAGAAACCTTTGCACAGTCACGCTATGAAACCATACACTCTTCCCCAGGGCTAACCTGTTGGAAAAGACAGAGGTGTGTGAGGGAAGAGGTGGCGAAAGACTGACATGGTCTGACTGACAAGGTCTGACATGTCACACCTCTGAAAAGGGAGTCCCTATCCAGGAACAGAATGGAAAATAGTTCCATTAACTACATTTGGATATCATAATTACACAGTGGTTTTTAGATCAATCGTTTCACAATAGTATCTGGAATATAGTCCATGCAGAAAGAATGACTGCAATTTCAACCCACCATTTCTGTGTGCCTACTTTCCCAGACTTGCAAACTTGCCAATGAAATGACTCAAGAAATTCAGCACAGTAGAGCCTACCTTCACCTCCACCCAAACAATTTAACCCCAGAATCATAATGGATTCAGGAAGATGGTGGTCAACATCTGGGGGAAGGGGTAAGACGTAGGACTTACATAATGTTACACAATCCTGGACCATTTACTCGAGTCTCGGGGACGTTCTGTGTGTCTAAGTCGTAGAGGtagtagggttagaggtcagaatGCAGCTACGTGCTTCCGGTTGAGATTATACATAGTCACGTTCAcacaggaggggaaagagagggcagTTGAGTGAACTGATTGGTTTATAGAGGCTGATTTTACTAAGAATAACAAAAGGATCTTTGAAGACTTATTGTAACAAGATATAATTATGAATCCTGTTTGTCCCACAAGGAAGCTTGCAATAGAATATAATAAAATGCAGTGCAATAAATGAATTACACATTATACAATACAGTAAAACGGTATTTCTTCAAGGTTGCAGTGCATGCACATTAGGCTACATAGTAAGTACACACACAGCTATAGTGCAGAAATATGATGTACCTGTATAAAAAGGATATCAGCTATAACATATAGGTGAGAAATAGAGGATCCATTTAACAGTCTCCAATCAGCTATTGACTCAATGTCAGGCTTAGGAGACCCTCCCCATGATACAGCCATTTAGATGAACAGGTGAAGACTGcatttcctcccctcccctccggaAATTCATTATAAGATTACCATGAGCCTGTGAGAGCCGAATGTACATccccacccttcctccctcccactgtcCCTCAGAGCAGGCCCAGAAAAGATGCATTGACCTACTGTGCTTAATTGATACTCATAGATAGAAAGTACATAGAACTCACTGGACATTACAGTTTGGAGAGGTAACTTCAGTTGTATtgcaatcacacacatctgtgAAATATAGATTCTAACAAGGATATATAGCTGGTAAAAAGCACATGGTTTGTGGAATAGAAGTGCTAGCACAGGTGGAGTAGTGTCCTTTCTAGACAATGTACTTTGGAATTGTTGGCCCATGATACAATAGGTGTAAAATTACAGACATATTTTCATTCTACAGGTTGCATTTCTATATGGCCACTCTCACCCCTCCCTGTGGCACTGACCTTAATGAGCTACCGCTCCAGAACTGACCTTCTGGAGCACACTTAGTAAGCCTTAGCTAAACGGCTCCATTGCTAATGAGATTCGCTGACTCTGCCTGCCTGCTAAACCAAGATGGACAGCTCCCATACCTAAAGGGTACTATGTAACAGTGTTACTGTGTGTCTTGATAAATGAGTAACTTGTTAATTAGGCTATTTAAGGCATTGCTGTTCACAAGGCAACATCACTTTAAATGATTTCCTTTCGATGAAGACATTAATAAGCGAGTTAAGAAGGACATAGTCAATaaaactatttgttcagcacttttgaaatgtacagcgacataaTTCATAACATGGCCCGTTCTTACAGTAGTCTCCCTGTACACCAATTCAGAACCGTACGATAAATAAAGGGGACATATAGGCAGaaaatgaaagctcttacaatattcaatgatgacatttctctaaaacaggcccatgtgcaccaccaagtcagaacagttggCTAAGTTATgtgggggaaagggaccaaatgattagggtgaggcacatgtgctactaacagcttactacacaacatacacttagtattattttcttatctacagtatataaactcagcaaaaaaagaaacgtcctctcactgtcaactgtgtttattttcagcaaacttaacatgtgtaaatatttgtatgaacataacaagattcaacaactgagacataaactgaacaaattCCACATACATGTGATGAAcggaaatggaataatgtgtccctgaacaaaggggggtcaaaatcaaaagtaacagtcagtatctggtgtggccaccagctgcattaagtactgcaatgcatctcctcctcatgggttgcaccagatttgccagttatttCTGTGAGATGTTACACCACTCTTCtgccaaggcacctgcaagttcccagacattcctgggggggaatggccctagccctcaccctccgatccaacaggtcccagacgtgctcaataagattgagatccgagctcttcgctggccatggcagaacactgacattcatgtcttgcaggaaatcaagcacagaacgagcattatggctggtggcattgtcatgctggagggtcatgtcaggatgagcctgcaagaagggtaccacatgagggaggaggatgtcttccctgtaacgcacagcgttgagattgcctgcaatgacaacaagctcagtccgatgatgctgtgacacaccgccccagaccatgacggaccctccacctccaaatcgatcccgctccaaagTAAGGCCTTGGTTCAATCCTTCatcgataaacgcgaatccgaccatcacccctggtgagacaaaaccatgactcgtcagtgaagagcactttttgctagtcctgtctggtcaagcgacggtgggtttgtgcccattggcgacgttgttgccggtgatgtctggtgaggacctgccttataacaggcctacaagcactcagtccagcctctctcagcctagtgtggacagtctgagcactgatggggggattgtgtaactcgggcagttgctgttgccatcctgtacctgtccctcagTTGttatgttcagatgtaccgatcctgtgcaggtgttgttactgcaaggacaatcagctgtccgtcctgtctccctgtagcgctgtcttaggtgtctcacattACGgaaattgcaatttattgccctggccacatctgcctaggcatgttcacacagatgagcagggactctgggcaactttcctttggtgtttttcagagtcagtagaaaggcctctttagtgtcctaagttttcataactgtgaccttaattgcctactgtctggaAGCTGtatgtcttaatgaccgttccacaggtgcatgttcattaattgttgaTGGTTAATTGAATAAGCCCTGTTTaaatcctttacaatgaagatctgtgaagttacttagacttttctttttttttactgagtttatatctccctggcatattacatcatttttgGATTCaccttgtgctgtgctcacttgttGAATTTgggatttccaacttgttgtgtaatgaacactgatacattgtatctataatttctctttatTATTTATcgtcatatgacaaggattaaaaaggatttgccagttgattgtcgacttgat is a genomic window of Oncorhynchus keta strain PuntledgeMale-10-30-2019 chromosome 19, Oket_V2, whole genome shotgun sequence containing:
- the LOC118398564 gene encoding terminal nucleotidyltransferase 5A-like: MGEKVDSRRSTPVEGCLVDGESSDLSVLNWEQVQRLDAILAGSIPIHGRWNFPTLEIKPRDIVKVVRCRMEEKRIHVREVRLNGSAASHVLHEDSGLGWKDLDLIFCADMKGELEFQTVKDIVLDALLDFLPEGVNKEKITPVTLKEAYVQKMVKVCNDSDRWSLISLSNNRGKNVELKFVDSLRRQFEFSVDSFQIRLDSLLLFYECSEHPMAATFHPTILGESVYGDFSAALDHLRKRLICTRSPEEIRGGGLLKYCHLLVRGFCAASGPEMKLLQRYMCSRFFIDFPEVGEQRRKLESYLQNHFVGLEDRKYDYLATLHGVVRESTVCLMGYERRQTLGLISSLALRVLAEQNVIPNTANVTCYYQPAPYVADGNFSNYYVAQVQHVYPHYPPQHYPPQHYPPQQYPPQQHPPSQYPLPHHPPPHHPMYTAWMPCN